The genomic region AAACACTGGGATttaaaactatcacaaaactaAAAGGCATTTTGGGAACTGGGTCTTCAACCGATTCTTCAGTCTTTGTTAGGACGGTGGAGAGAGGCACCTCTGTAGGCATGGAGGGAAACTGGCAGCAGCAGATGTGACAGATCTACACAATCTCCACTGTAAAACCAGCATGTTACCAGACATAATATAGACCTAACTGTAAATGGACAGATACACCAATCAgtcataacatcatgaccacctccttgtttctacactcattgtccattttatcagctctacttactgtataggtggtCAGGACCTGGAtatttggctggatatttttggttggtggacgattctcagtccagcagcgacactgaggtgtttgaaaactccagcagcactgctgtgtctatgtcctgtggggtcctgaccactgaagaacagggtaacagagtatcagagaaacagatggactacagtctgtaactgtagaactacagagtgcagctatatagtaagtggagctgataaactggataatgagcgcagaaacaaggaggtggtcatagtgtCATGGCTGATCGGTGTCTGTGGTCAGTGAGATGGACGAAAGACGAAGGGAGGCATTTTCAAGGATCCAAACCGCTAGCTATCGCTGTCATGTCTAGACTCCACCAGTCAGCAGAACCAATAATAATAGGACGTAGTAGAAGAAGAACCTACAACTACAATGATATGACAATAAACTGCAGTGAACGTGTCGCTGTTCATGTAAATTTGTGCTTAAAATCAGGAGGAAATATGAGGCAAAAGgtatttacaatatataatcACTCTTTCCTCATAGTTTACATGTTTAATGGGTAAGACCTGGATTCTGTTTACTGTCATGATCTAATGAGTTAGAAACCTGGACTCATCTGAGAGCTCCATGTTTCAGATTATTAATGAACTGCTGCCATTTAGAGAAGAAAACACACAGTGAGAATAGATCATCTGACTGACTCCTCCTTTTCAAAGCTCCGTCTCCTCTACACCTCCTCTCCCTGTTGGAGGAAGGGAATGTCATCCTGTCTCCTGATCTTCATTCTGCTTTCACTCCACTCAGAGACgccactgaggagcttttaaacagtgactgtatgtgtttgtttcttgCTGTGTGATTCTGAAAGGAGCTAAAACTCACTCAGTGGGTTGAAGGGCTACGGTGGCTGATTCTCAACTGAGCTGCTCTGATTATTACAGACGTCCTGAAACTGAAAGTGGAGTTTGGACTGAAGGAGccattacagagaaacagcacagcagcagttgGAGGAAATGGCTGCTAGAAACCCTCTTTCAGAAGAAGAGCTTTCATGTCCTGTGTGCTGTGACATCTTCAGGGATCCTGTTTTAATTTCGTGCAGCCACAGTGTGTGTAAAACCTGCCTGCAGCAGTTCTGGGTAGCTAAGGGGTCTCGAGAATGTCCAGTTTGTAGAAGAAGATCCTCAAGGGAACTTCCTCCCAGTAACCTTGTACTGAAGAACGTGTGTGAGGCTCTTCTGGAGAGCAGGAGTCAGAGATCTTCAGCAGGGTCTGAGGGGCTCTGCGTTCTGCacaatgagaaactgaaactCTTCTGTCTGGATGATCAGCAGcctgtgtgtttggtgtgtcagacttcaaagaaacacaaaagtCATGACTTCTGTCCAGTAGATGAAGCTGTGACTGAGTTTAAGGTAGGACACgtcaaatattttgaaatgttaaatgtaacaAACTAATAGTCTGAATTATTTCAGTACCAGATCAGCCTGTTTGTGCTAAAGGTGAAGTCAGTCAGTGGGTGTGGTTTCAGGCCAAACAGCACGAGTGAATTATCAGTCAGAAAAATGCTCTGTTGTTAAATTCATTATGACGgtcaatgtaaaatgtaaacttaCAGAAATACAGAATTACTCTCCACTGGACAAACATGAAAAAGTCTCTTCTAGTTCTGAAGCAGAGAGTAAAACTGCTGTTATTCTCTATTCAACTGTAGTTTGTAGGACAActattacatttaaacagctaAACTGATCACTCATCACTCATTTAGACGTCACTCATCTGAACTGTTGTTTGATTCCAGGATAAACTCAAGTCTGCTTTGGAGCCTCTACATGAGAATCTGAGAGTCTTAGAGGAAGCTAAACGAGACTATGACCAAACAGCCGCCCACATTAAGGTGAAACATCATCTTGAActgtgaaacatgttgctgaggTCATGTTTCTGATGAGGGTCCACTTCTCCTGTAGGTGGTAAACGCTTTTAGATCATCTGTTAGAGTTTGTGTTTCCTAATCGTCTCTCATTCCAGACGCAGGCCCAGCACACAGAGAGGCAGATAAAGGAGGGGTTTGAGAAGCTTCACCAGTTTCTAAGAGATGAAGAAGCAGCAAGGATAGCTGCActgaaggaggaagaggagcagaagAGTCAGATGATGAGGAGGAAAATTGAGGAGATGAATGGAGAAATCTCAGCTCTTTCAGACACAATCAGGAACATAGAGAAGGAGATGGAGGCTGAGGACGTTCTGTTCTTACAGGTAAGTAACtccttctttcttgctttctttctttctttctttctttctttctttctttctttctttctttgtcaaaacactccttcttttctctttccagctttattgttgtattaaataaaatgtgagttATTTGTTTTAGTATGAAAGGGGAGGATCTCCATGAAGATCTGTCTACAGCCTAATTAGAGCTTTTCTGAGATTTCCACCAACATTAGCCAGACTGTTGACATGAAGGAGAAAGCTCCTTTACATTAACCCAAACCAACTCTGCGTACCTCTGTAAAGCCTGTGTCCACTCAGCGCAGGCACAACATACAGAATGCTTATAGCAGCAGTTCTTCAGGTcgactgcagggctgagaatgagtCTTGATTTGAATTTCACTGCAGTTCAGAAAGTGAATGTGAACTGAGGAATGAATGAAACTCCAGTGTAAATATCGGAATTCATTTAACTCACAAGGTAAGAAGTTAGTTATAGAGCTAATGACACAAAGTCCTTATAGGGAAGTCTGTCCTCTTGATGGCATCTTTACAACGTCCCTGGGCAGAGATTTCCAGTACTAAGAGACTAGACTCCTCTCTCTTTGAATGAGGAGTCTAGTCTTGTATGTCTGGAGAAACTGAAACTAAGAGCCAAatcaacttttaaaaaatatatttaaaaatcagtgataaaatcaaatattttagagtttataacacacacacacacacacagacacacacacacacacacacacacacacacacacacacacacaataacagtgTTTCAGCTTGTCCTGGCTGATGCTTATGCCCCTATATCCACAGAGAAGGGGAGCTTCACTAGCGCTTACtgagcaagctgattggctcattTTATTGGAGGTGGGACTTTCCTAATGAACTGACACCAGGCTGAAGGAGCTTTCCCTTTCTTCTACCATCCAGTGTCCTGTCTCCCCTTCACAACATCTCTGCAcacgcttgtgtgtgtgttcatctctgagctgcagctgctgtgtgtgtagttgtgttatgatattgatattaattttattaatgacTCAGTTTTTCAGGAGAAACTTTACTCTGAAAGGctcctgttttcatttgcacTCATTCTCTCCTCAGCCGACTGCACTGCAGTTTGAAAGTGACTTGTGCAAACGAGGGGCATCTCGAGTTCTCGTGCCCACATGAATGAATGATATCACAGTGCAGCAGAATTGGGGTGGTAAGCAATATGAAGGATGTGGCAGCCGTTACATTCTGCCAGCCCAAAGATCCCAGGATGAGTTAATAGGAAGCTTTAATTGTCTCCTTCACACGATGATCAGCAAACAGAAACAGGCGTTGAATacgtgtgtttgggtgtgtagacgtgtgtgtggtttctgtaaatcagagaacaaacaaaaagctcGACTGCAGAACATGATATTTACTCAAATGTGTAAATGATTCATTATTAGATGTTAATGAAACAGTCCAGCTAATATACTGAATTCTCTAGTTCTATTAATAATCAGTGCAAATTCACTGAGAGCCAAAGTAGAATTAGCAACATCTCACTAATCTCCACTGACTTTAGCAGAGTCAGCACATTTCACAGTGAACAACACCAGAGGCCCCATAAACGATTATTACAGCTTCATTAATGCTCACAGAGCCACAGACACCAAGTAGAGTAcagtactgagctctgctgggaGGAATCTCATCTTCTGACTGTATCTGATCATCAGCGGAGCTTCTCCTGGATCCTCATCATCCACAAACCTGCTGCTTGTTGTTAGTTTGGCTCTGGTTCTCTTGTTGGTGGTTCTCCTGTAATTCTTAGCCGTGTTTCCATCTGAGCCTCATTAGATCTTTATCTGCGTCTGTTTGTTGACGACTGGTTGATGGATTTGTTTGCGTTTTGCTCGTCGGTCTAATTTGTGGTCCCTGCCTCTCAAAATCCATCCAGTCAAACTACTTTATCAACATCTGACTGAttagatttattaataaataacaaaaatactgAGTTTTATTAAGTAGTTATTTAGAAGGTAAAGTtttattgaaatgaaatgatggATAATGTCACTAACTTGgctgtttgctggtgtttgtgtgtttcatatGAAAAACTCCTGAAAAGTCTCTTCACTTTTAACTACAATGTTCTTTGTGTTTCCCTCTCAGAACTTCAAGTccacagagaaacagtgagtaAATGTCAGACCACACATTTTATCTAATGCTACagtaattattacattaaatctacagtatattgtgtttattgtaaatatgAGTGTATTCTAATGAAATGAGGGGAATAAGGACCGTGTGTTAATGTTGTAGTGAtgagaacagaagcagaaatatttatttaacagaaactaCAGAATTATTGACTCTCCAGACAATAAATGTGGTGAAATATTGATATttagtgaaataaatgacaggCTGTAAAGTTTCTACAGTGATATATTTCACACAGTCTTCTGTTCTCAGAGCTCAGCTCACACCAAAGGATCCAGAGAAGACATCAGGAGCTCTGATCAATGTTGGGAAGCACCTTTCCAACCTGAAGTTCAGAgtgtgggagaacatgcaggaggTTCTCCAGTACAGTAAGTTCTGTTTCTCTTAGGGTtgatctctcacacacagcctgCTTCTGCACTAATGACACACTGTTTATAAACTATTAGTAACATGTTATCATGTTCTCTTTATTCAGGGGGTATAAAGGAGACTGAAACTGTACTTAAGTGAAAGTATGAACACTGTACTGTGCAGAAATCTCACTCAGATCAAACGGGAAGTGTGGAGATAAAATAAACTCCAgttaaagaagaagaatcagattttaatccaattgattaaaaattaaataaaattttaatgtcttttttaattctgtcaaataatttttacatgtaAGTTTAATTTATGTGAAATAATTTCTCTCATTGTAATTTTGTTACTAATCCATCGAAACACTAAAAATACTATGTATAAATAGAAGCTGAACAGAATTTTAAACTCTTGAAACAtcaatttcattaatttattaaaaatgtgatcGTGAGAGaattttataatttatagtaaaactttaaaattttcaataatacagtaatacattttttttaaattctttgtAACGATGTTAATCagcaaaatgaaacaataataataaagtcactcaaaaaaactatttgactttcaaaagacaaataatccaaaaaagaccaaaacacaaacgaatcaaattaaaatgaacaatgtttcaaaatgtatttgtgctttttcactttttagtatatttttattttaaaataaaataatacaatattttaacaattaaaacTTTTTATTCTTGTGTTATTAATACAAATTCaacattaaaattatatttcataCTGACATTGAGGTGaatataaattttataaatggatagaatataaataatgaaaatactaATTTTATGCGTtaatgtaaaaaagtattttcataaatattatattagattattagattatacaaattacacagaaatattAAGTGGAttttattcttcatcttcttcatatgattattattactattgttactattattaattAGGTCTAAATGAAtcactaacaaaacaatttaacttttaaaagaaaatgaatccagaaaagacacaaataaatcaaattaaaagcacatttaaaagaatatatttgtgttttttcacttttttatatttttattgtaaaaaaaaacagcacaatattttaaaaatgtaaactttattcttgttttgcttttaatccaaacacaacaataaaagtatatttcatattgaaatggaGGCAAATATCAATTTGACTCTTATtgataaaatagaaatatttatttcatgtgttATTTAAAAAGTGTGATAATAGAAATATTAATTTCATGTGTTATTTAAAAAGTGTGATTACATTAATTATACAATACTATTgcagtaatttattattattattattattattaaatctgGATCACATTAACTGGATCACAGACGTTCAGGAAATGTGTGGAGATCAGATTTTGATCAtttgatggagagagaaaatggactgttttataatttataataataatttattgtaataattaataaaatataaaacgcATCACAAAATGATCTGAAAGTCCGTGAGAGTGAAGATGTTGATGGACGTTCAGCTCTGTGAGTGAATCCCTACAGAAAAATGCTGCactcagatcagatcagtcactgGACTGTAATGACCACTCACTACTGAACATGCACTTTAGTGCTGCTCTGAACTGAACATCAACATTTAGTCCAGGATTAAAGTTGATCTGAGTTCTGGAATCTACCTCTAAAGCTGTTTCActcacagtaaagaaaacagtctgTAGAGGtgaaacatttacagaaacgagagaaaaacatgatgtttcattgtgttctctctcctcagccCCTGTTACTCTGGACCCCAACACTGCACATCCACGCCTCCACCTGTCTGATGATCTCACTGCTGTAGAAAAGAGAGACCAGAGATCATCACTTCCTGATAatccagagagatttgatgAGTATGAGTCTGTTCTGGGTTCTGAGGGTTTTAACTCAGGGATTCACTGCTGGGACGTCCAGGTTGGAGACAGTGATTACTGGGAACTGGGTGTGATCACAGAGTCTGTAACAAGAAAAGGAGACTCTTTCTCGGGTTCAGTGTGGAGGCTGAGATACGatcaaagcagaaataaaatctgGATTCTCTGTCCAGGACAGTCAGGTCACTCCTTCACCCCTAAAGAGAAGCTGCAGAGGGTCAGAGTGCAGCTGGACTGGGACAGGGGGAAAATGACCTTCACTGATCTTCTAAccaacacacacctgcacactataacacacactttcactcagAGAGTTTTACcgtttttctgtaatttttctGTTCATCCTCTGAGGATCTTACCAGTGAAGACGTCAGTAACAGTGGAGCAGCACAGttaaagctgaagctgaagctgaagcagATCAGCGCATTGAGCGATGGGCGTTGATGGTTCAGGAGCTCAACCTTGGGAACAACTCCTTCTTAAGTGGAGCTTCATGTTCAGACTGAAGTCGTTTGTTCTGTCCGTTTTCCTCCACGTGAACAGACTTGCAGTCATTTTCTACCTTTACTTAAATTCCGAGTGAGGCGGTTTGTCGGACTTTCAGTGTTTATACAGCTTAATTTTCTCGGCTGAGCCTTCAGTTGTCAGTAGATTCATTATTGAACAAATATGGCCGATTAATCGCGATTAAGTGCCCATTTCCAACTTAAGTAGCGTTAGCACATTTTCAGCTAGCTAGCAGACTGTTCAGAGGTAGCCCAGCTAGCAAACAGCACAAACCTTAAAGCAGCGACTAGGTTTTCAAACGTTTAGTGATTATTATGATCAaccacacaatataaaggtagaatgattcattattcatttaacaGACCCCCAGCCAACGGAGTGGaggtcagcttcttgttccaattttccgttccaccttaaatactgcggcccgaggcgccagaatgtaactgtcgCACCACTTAAGGTAGAACAGggaattcgaataagaagctgggaCCCGTTATTGAGCGTAAACCCGAGGGAAGACgtggctgaagttagcttcttattccaATTCCCcgaattctccgttccaccttaaatggtgcagcagttacatgggGCCTAAggcatcagaatgtaactgctgcaccatttaaggtggaacggaaaattcgaataacAAGCTAAGTTCAGAAAGCCAGCGCTTGAGCTTTACCAGCAAACTGACAGCGAGCCTGAGTTTTCCTGTTACCCTGAGAAGCTTCAGCCTCAGCCCAGCCACAGCACGTTACCCAGCAGAAGCTGTTCAGCCATAGTTTAGTGCAGGTTGTTAGCTAGTTAACATTAAATGAACTGTTACCTTCTTTGGGTTAAACCAGCCCCTAAAGTATGAAGGCAGGAAATAAATGTTCTGTCAGTTTAATAGTCTGTTCCCCTGAACTTAATAAATCGCTCTTATTTTCACTGCAGTGACCCGTCCATAGAAACTGGTCTAAATGGCCAAACACTTTAAAATGGTATCATTCTTAAAAGAGACGGTTCTTTAAGTGTACTAAATgttgtggttctatttagaaccacaagTTCTATATTTAACTGTCTTGTGCTTCAATGGTTTTCTGAattgtgaagtggttcttcagattgatggaggatgtgttgtatatggtcccATATGGCACCTTTTGGAAAATatttctatagagcaccaaaaaccACTGCGTTTggagccttgaagaaccatcttttttaagagtgtacagtaaAATTATTGATTTATAATGATGGGCTGAGAACAGACTACatatttgtctgtgttttgaaCTTGACTTTTTATTGACCAATTTGAAAACCTTGACTGCTAATTGCTTATAGTAAAATCATTTCATATTTCTGCTCAGAGCTGATATATGGCTGATTATTGGAAATGGACACATTTTAAGATGTGTTGAATTAGACTGATCATTAAATTATATCAACCACCAAGAGTGTGGAACCCTGACTTATTAACATGTGCAGGATGTGTTAGAACTAGAAGTAATGCGTAATGTAACTGCTACAATTTATGGCCAGTAGGGGGCTCTTTTCTtcaaagagtaaaaaaaaagaaaagtgcctCTGACAGATGCTGTAGAGCAAAACGGAGGGAATATTTCTTGTAATTTGAAATAATGGAATGTTAAACTGAATTAGTTTGAATTGACTTTTTAGCACTGAGAGAAATGCATCATTAGACATACTGTAATATAAAGGTAGCAGAGATATGAAAATAGTGACTAAAGAAACGACTGATGAAACATTCAAGAAcgaataaagaaatgaaattaGCCATTCTTACATCCTTGATTGACTTCAGGACGTATATAAACAGGTAAACGGGTGTAGTGCACGGGGGTAAAGTAATATCCACAAAGGCCCGGAATgattgcaggttttcattccaacagaGCTGGAGCACCTATGATCAGTTGCTGAAGAACAGAGTCCAGCTGATTAAACTAGTAGGTGCTCCAGCTGGTCTGAAATGAAACCCTGCAGCCACCCTTGGATAAGACTAGCCAGCCCTGGTCTAATGTGTGTGAAAGGTGTACAATACTTAGGGTTTAACATTGAAGAAACCGTTTATTACATTTTGGGAACATTTTGAGCTTctaaaaatgttaaactcagagagagagattctttGTACATAGAACGTTTTTctacaaataaaatgttgttttcttttttcagtgtataatGGAACGCAGATGGGGATACAGTGAGCGGAGTGATATGCGCAAGAGAGCTGTTAAGAGAGTTAATGACATGATTACATCCTTGGACAGAGATACACCTGATAGTTCCAGAGTAGACCGAACCCAGGAGGACAGTGTAGTAACAAGCTGTAGTGGTGCCACACGTGCGTTTGCTGATGCTTGTGGAAGTGAAGAGGAGGTTGACTGTGAAATAGGAAGTAGTTCTTGTGACAGTGGCAGTGAAGATTTATCACATAGTGATTTGAGAAGCTCTTTGTCAGACTGGGCAGTTGAGTTTGGTGTTTCACTTGTTGCACTTTCAGCACTTCTGTCCATATTTAGGGTTCACCATGCTTTCCTCCCAAAAGATGGCAGGTCATTGCTTAAAACAAGAACTGAGTATGTAGTGGAAAAGATAGCAGGTGGGTCCTTTTACTATTTTGGTATATTAAATATTCTTGGTAAAATGCTTCTAAAGTTCcagaaaaatatacatttaaattgcagctaaattatttaaaagtttATCTGTTCAGTTCTGGCCAGGGCTTGGTGCTGCAAGAATGCACAACCAAAGGACCAGTATTAATTGCTGTGTTCTGTGGTGTATCAAAGCCAACTTCATTGTCAGAGTTACCTTAATCAGAGACAGACTGACCCCCGCACACACCCCCACCCAGAGACAGACTGACCCCCCACACACCCCCAGAGACAGActgacccccacacacacacccagagatAGACTGAcccacacacccccacccaGAGACAGACTGACCCTCACACAGTGTAATAACACAAATATTCTGCAAACTCATTGTAACCCAGGTTAGAAAAGAAGCTATTAGATGTTAAAACAAGATAATCAACCGTAACTGTAATCGAGCAGAAATATAGTcgaaataatcataataattaaTTCCGACATTTAGAAAGAGAAAGTAGACTAAAACATGATTCCttttaaataaagacaaaaacccagtattttatttcattaaaaaacagcGCAGACTTTTGTCGATTGACTGTTTGGTTTCCAAGCCTCCCCAGCTGGAACACGACCGACCTTCAACGTTGAAATGTGGTTGAAATAATGTCTGTTATTGTTTCAACGTTGAAACAAtgttaaaacaacatttaatgttaaatgattGTGCAAACGTTGAACTATTAACGTTGAATCAACATAATATCTTCAACCTGCCTTTGTAttgctaaaaaaacacaataaaaaaacggCTGGATGCAAGGATGAAAAATGTACCAACAACTCTTTGGCGTTGGATTTTGAAAGaggtatttattattattattattattattattattattattattattattattattattattattataattattatttatttattttttattattattattattcattcattcattcatttattcgtCCAAAACGTCGTCAAAAACAGGCAGGTACTAACCAGGGAGATAACATCATGCAGTGAAACCGCTCGGAATGTTTTGGGGCAGAAACAAAACTTCGCAATGACAAATGAAGAAGTTTAAATCGAGCAGGAGTGAAAGCGGGCATAGCGTCATGTGATCACTCGAGGGATTCTGGGAGTCGTCAGTGATGCCGGCGGAGGGCGTGAAATGTAAAGGTTTATGTTTgtccctttttatttttcttcctacATAATATTCGCGGTATTATAGCGCATCATATATTAATATCAAGGcgtttttctgttccaccagaCCCGGCGGAGAGATAATCTCGCGAGACTTTATACAGTGACGCCCCGGGCTGCTTGGCGCCGTTTTATAACCGTTGGTGTGACGTCGCTGGGAGAGTTCGGCTTTTTCGCTCACTTGGCATCTTTTAAAGTTTAGCTAAGGTGAGCAGAGTCAGAGTTTAGTCAAAACCCGAGGAgcataatattataatattattaatcaCACACAGAGTTATTAAACAGGCGGCCCCAGTCACGCTAGCTGGTTAGCTATCCTGGCTAGGTGTTGTGAGGACGCCTGACTAGCTAGCATGAGCAAAAATGAGAAACGAGTGGATGAAACTTCGATATTTTTACAGGTTTAGATGTTCGTTTGTCTTTTTGCGGTCGCTACTGCGGTTTCCTGAGTGTGTGCTGCTCATTTAACGCTACTAGTGTGTTATGAGGCCAGTTTATGTGAGATTTAGTTAAGCTAACTTTAGCTGCTAATGCGTCCGTGGACACGGACCTGTAGCGCTGACGTCAGTAACGTTGTGTTTTAGGTTTGGTTGCTAATGTAGTTTCTCATAGGAAGACAAAGTGGACCACTAAatagtttttcatgtttttttgtagTTCATGTGTGTAGAATTACAGAGCATGTAATGGTATTATAGCCGATGCGCCGTGTTTTAAATGCGTGGCACTGCGTGTGCAGAGAGGAGACAGATCATAGACATGTAGACATAGACGCCTCATTCCGGGCTGGAGCGCAGTGTCGCCCCATATTGGATGGGTCTCCTCACTGAAGGCTCCACCAGACCAACTCAGAGAGAGGAATAATGTTTACGGTTACTATAATCTGCGCAGTGTCGAAAGCAGATCGCGTGGGATTACCTTTCACAAGAAGACTGAACAATAATGAtggttattttaccatttataaTAGGCTGCACCACATCGCAGAATTAACTACCCtggagtatatatatatatatatatatatatatatatatatatatatgtgtgtgtgtgtgtgtgtatgtatgtacagaaGTGCAGCTACATAGTTTCTGAGgtgtatgcaaatattttatggGCAATAGGCGGTGTCAGTCCATGAGGCGTCTATTTCTATATGTCTATGGCATAGATGGCACTGAGGCTGGACAACTAGATGGTACATGAATTGAAAACGAGTAGTTATTTGCTGATTTCAGTCGACTGAAATGAGTTAAACTGGtaagtgctgctgttttgtgtgtgaagTTATTGTACTTGTGCTTCATAGTTTGGGCgtgaaatataaatgtatatgtatgtcctttttaatttttcttcttGCATATATGTGCAGTATATCATCAGTTCATATACACCCCACAGTTCAAGGCAGCAGACTCTGTCAGAGGAAAGTAAGTAGTCACTCttaattttacagtttattgATGAGACAATTGGTACATAACTCTTCTTGGTTTggttttactttacattttttgttgttgttgtcctgCACTTAATAATACTGTATTACTACCCACCACTGCTTGTTTAAGTACCTTACATTTTGTATTGGGAAAATGAAACTTGAATTGTCAAGTATCTCACTTTCCTTTGTCCTAGGATTCCAGAAGAAAGTCCTTTCGCTTCTTAtcgaaataaaggatttaataGAAATTGCTCTCTAACCTACTGATGGGGCCACTTTTCATGTAAAGCCAGCTAACACAGAGATGGAGTTCAAGGAACTGGAGAGTCGTCTGGTGGATGAAACAGAGAGCAG from Pygocentrus nattereri isolate fPygNat1 chromosome 9, fPygNat1.pri, whole genome shotgun sequence harbors:
- the LOC108416603 gene encoding tripartite motif-containing protein 35-like isoform X1; the protein is MAARNPLSEEELSCPVCCDIFRDPVLISCSHSVCKTCLQQFWVAKGSRECPVCRRRSSRELPPSNLVLKNVCEALLESRSQRSSAGSEGLCVLHNEKLKLFCLDDQQPVCLVCQTSKKHKSHDFCPVDEAVTEFKDKLKSALEPLHENLRVLEEAKRDYDQTAAHIKTQAQHTERQIKEGFEKLHQFLRDEEAARIAALKEEEEQKSQMMRRKIEEMNGEISALSDTIRNIEKEMEAEDVLFLQNFKSTEKQAQLTPKDPEKTSGALINVGKHLSNLKFRVWENMQEVLQYTPVTLDPNTAHPRLHLSDDLTAVEKRDQRSSLPDNPERFDEYESVLGSEGFNSGIHCWDVQVGDSDYWELGVITESVTRKGDSFSGSVWRLRYDQSRNKIWILCPGQSGHSFTPKEKLQRVRVQLDWDRGKMTFTDLLTNTHLHTITHTFTQRVLPFFCNFSVHPLRILPVKTSVTVEQHS
- the LOC108416603 gene encoding tripartite motif-containing protein 35-like isoform X2, which codes for MAARNPLSEEELSCPVCCDIFRDPVLISCSHSVCKTCLQQFWVAKGSRECPVCRRRSSRELPPSNLVLKNVCEALLESRSQRSSAGSEGLCVLHNEKLKLFCLDDQQPVCLVCQTSKKHKSHDFCPVDEAVTEFKDKLKSALEPLHENLRVLEEAKRDYDQTAAHIKTQAQHTERQIKEGFEKLHQFLRDEEAARIAALKEEEEQKSQMMRRKIEEMNGEISALSDTIRNIEKEMEAEDVLFLQSTEKQAQLTPKDPEKTSGALINVGKHLSNLKFRVWENMQEVLQYTPVTLDPNTAHPRLHLSDDLTAVEKRDQRSSLPDNPERFDEYESVLGSEGFNSGIHCWDVQVGDSDYWELGVITESVTRKGDSFSGSVWRLRYDQSRNKIWILCPGQSGHSFTPKEKLQRVRVQLDWDRGKMTFTDLLTNTHLHTITHTFTQRVLPFFCNFSVHPLRILPVKTSVTVEQHS